In the genome of Nitrospira sp., the window AGTCTCCCGGATCCATGTCTCGGCTATGGCGGAAAATCGTTCCGAAAACTCCGGCAGCCTCGCCTCATGAATCGTGATTCCAGCCGCGGTGGGATGGCCACCGAATGCCAGGAGCAGGTCTCGACAAGCGGTTAAGGCCTGATACAAGTCGAACCCGGGAACGGTCCGAGCGGACCCTTTTCCGATACCCTGTTCATTGACGGCGATGACGACCGTCGGCCGATGGAACCGCTCCATGATCCGGGCGGCCACGATACCGACAACCCCGAGATGCCACCCTCGTGCATACAGCACGACGCCGCCAGGCCACTCGCGCGCTTCCACCTGAGCTAACGCTTCCTGTAGGATCTCGGCCTCAAGATCACGGCGGGCTCGATTCAACTGCTCCAAATCTTCAGCCAACTCTTTGGCTTCCCGTTCAGACTCGGTCGTCAGAAGTCTGACACCTTTGGTGGCCTCATCTAGTCGCCCTGCGGCATTGAGTCGGGGTCCGAGTTTAAACGCGACGGTTTCCGTCGTGCATTCACGACTGATCCCTGCGACATGCTTCAAGGCACGTATACCGCAGCGCGCCCCTCGGGAAATCTGAGCAAGACCTTCTCGAACGAATAGTCGATTTTCATCTTGCAACGGAACCACGTCGGCAATTGTCGCAAGCGCGACCAAATCCAGTAGCGATTCCAGAGCCACCGAACCGGGGCCGTATTTTCTCTCATAGGCCTGAGCCACTTTGTACGCCAACCCTCCGGAACAAAGCCCGTGAAAGGGATACCGCGCTTCGGATCGATGGGGATTCATCACTGCCAAGGCCGGCGGCATTTCTCTATCGCTTTGATGGTGGTCGGTCACGACGACATCGATTCCCAATTGATTGGCAAAGCTAATCTCACGGTGCGATGTGGTCCCACAATCGGACGTCACCAATAAAGAGACGCCCTCCTGCGCCAACCTCCGAACAGCATTTTCATTGAGTCCATATCCTTCACGAAGACGATGAGGAACATAGGCCCGGACTTCGGCGTCGAGTCCGCGGAAAAATGAAAGATAAATACTCGTCGCGGACATGCCGTCCACATCATAATCGCCGTAAAAACAGACGACCTCACGCCGTTGCGTGGCCTGATACAGACGGTCAACCGCCCGTTCCATATCGGGAATCAAGAAAGGATCATGGGTTTGGAGATGCGACAGCCAGGCTGTCGCCTGGTCCACGTTCGTGACACCCCGATTGAGCAACAACGAGGCAGTCACCGATGAGATGGATAACGCTTGTGATAAGAGACCCCGTTGAATGGGATCGACCTGGCGAACGACCCAACGCTTAGACTTCATCCGCGTCTCCTTAAGAGGCTGCGCCGTGTCACAATACAGACCACGGATCACAAAGGAACGAGGCAGACTGTAATAAGCCGCTTCTGCTTTGTCAAACCGATGACCTTGTGGAAAGAGTCGGACGAATCGAGTGGGAGTGGGGAGTTGGAACCGGTGTTATTCTCCTCCTTTTTGCACGTAGTTTTTCACAAATTCTTCGGCGTTCTTTTCAAGGACGTCATCAATTTCATCGACCAGCTTATCGATGTCTTCCTTGATCTTCTTGCCGGCTTCGACAACCTTGGGATTCGCCTTAACTTCTTCCTTACCTTGCGGCTCTCGTCTGGTTTCCTGTTTTCGCTCTTGTTTTTCCATCCGAGCACCTCCCGGTAAACAAGGACAGGTTTAATTAACCTTACTCCAGCACTCGTAAAACCGTCAAGCTGACGTAAAAACCAGGAGATGACTCCCGTCAAGAAGAAGAGCCGTTTCCTGGCTTCAGAAACCGAGTGAGTAAGACCGCTCGATCGTGAAGAGAGCGTGAGCAACCCTCCTCATGGTGCGAACAACGGGCCGCGAGATACGAGAACTGCCATCAGACAATGAGCGAGATAATAAGCAACGCCACGATATTAATCACCTTGATCATCGGATTCACGGCAGGACCAGCTGTGTCCTTATACGGATCACCGACCGTATCACCGGTGACCGCCGCCTTGTGTGTCTCGCTCCCCTTCTTGCCCTGCTCTTCGATAAACTTCTTGGCGTTGTCCCAGGCGCCACCACCGCTCGTCATGGAAATCGCGACGAACAAACCGGTCACGATGCTGCCCACGAGCACCCCTCCCAGCGCCTGAGGGCCAAGGATCACTCCTATCAAGAGAGGCGAGACCACCGGAATCAATCCCGGGATCATCATCTTCTGGATCGCCGCCTGCGTCACGATATCCACACAAGTTCCATATTCCGGCTTACCGGTCCCCTCCATAATGCCCTTGATCGTCCGAAATTGGCGCCGAACCTCCTCGACGATCAAACCACCGGCTTGCCCGACCGCCTTCATACAGAGTGCGCCGAAAATAAACGGCAACATACCGCCGAGGAACAGCCCCACTAAGACTTTTGGATTGGAAAGATCAAATGCAGCCAGTGAGGGATTGCGGGCTGCGACCTCGCGGGAATATTCCGCGAACAGCACGACCGCCGCCAAACCAGCGGACCCGATCGCATAGCCCTTTGTGACCGCCTTGGTCGTATTGCCGACCGCATCCAATGGATCCGTGATATCCCTGACTTCCTTACCGAGGTGCGACATTTCGGCGATGCCACCGGCATTATCAGTGATCGGGCCGAAGGCATCGATCGCAACCACAATCCCTGCCATCGAGAGCATGGACACCGCTGCGACGGCAACACCATACAGCCCACTGGATTCCGCTCCCCCGCAAATCCAATAACTGCCGAGAATTGCCAGGGCAATCACCACTACGGGAGCTGCAGTCGCCTGCATACCCACCGCCAAACCTGCGATAATATTTGTCGCATGGCCGGTTTCGCTCGCCTTGGCGATGTACTTCACCGGCTCATAACTCTTGGACGTGTAATAATCCGTGATAAACACAAGCGCTAATGTCACGGCCAAGCCCAGCAGTGCTGCAATGTAATAGCTGAATCCGCTGACACCGCCTACTCCACCCATGATCATGAAGGTGAACGGTAAAAACGCCAAAGCCGCAATTCCACCGGCCACAAACAACCCTTTGTACAGCGCCGGCATGATTTCCCCGTCTGGACCGACCTTGACATAGAGGATACCGACGATCGTGGCAAAGATGGTGATACCACCCAAGGCCAACGGATACAGAATAGGGGCAGTCGCCCCCTTAAACATCGTGAAGGCCAACACCATGGCCGCCACGGTCGTCACAGCATAGGTTTCAAACAAGTCTGCCGCCATGCCGGCGCAATCACCCACATTGTCACCCACGTTATCTGCGATCACGGCGGGATTTCTTGGATCATCTTCGGGAATCCCTGCTTCTACTTTGCCGACCAAGTCGGCACCGACATCCGCCGCCTTCGTATAAATACCGCCACCGACGCGTGCAAAGACGGAAATCAGACTGCCACCGAATCCAAGACTGAGCAACGCGTGAATGGCTTTTTCCTGTCCTGCCATTGATACTGCAATGGTGTAGAACCCGGTAATAGCCAGAAGTCCGAGGCCGATCAGCAGCAAGCCGGTTACAGCTCCACCGCGGAAGGCAACGACCAAGGCGGCATTCATGCCGTCATGTGCAGCTTGAGCCGTCCGCACATTGGCGCGCACCGCGATAATCATGCCCACGTAGCCGGCAAGGGCCGAGGCTCCGGCGCCGACCAAGAATCCGGCCGCAGTGATCAGACCAAATTTATCCGACAGGGCTCCGGCCGCCCACAGGATGACGAACAGGCCCGCGGCGACATACCCAACGGTCTTGTATTGTCGATTCATGTAGGCACTGGCACCCTCTTGAATGGCTTTTGCAATTTCCTGCATCTTGGCATTGCCGGCGTCGAGCTTGAACACCCACATCGCCAGGTACAGCCCATAGGCAATGCCGGCCACGGCCGCTATGAGAGCAAACGTTACAATCGCTGAGTCACTCACGGGAAATCCTCCTACTGGTTAAACGGACTCCTTATGTCACACGGCTCTCCGTGGCTTCAACCCATCCAAAGTACATGCGCGAGTGGGCAAACCCAAGGCGGGCGGAGTCGAACAAGAAGCTAACCACCCGAAAAGCTGGGCCATTCTATAGAGTCGCACTGAGCGGATCAAGACAAAAGACCGCCCTCTGAATAGAACAGCTGACCAGCCAAGCTCGCAAGATCGTGGACCAGGATTATGTCAAGGCTTAGGGAAGCCTATCCAGCAATGAAGCCCCTCGCACTGAATTCGACTAGGGATTTGGTACCAAAGGGAATGGTAGGATGTCGAGTAGCTATCAAGCAAGACAAGGACTTACCATGAGAAAATGTATCTTGTGGATCAGCCTCTGTTTGGGTTTCTCCAGCCTCCTTGCTGCTTGTGGAGAAAACAGTGACACTCCAGACAACGCTCCGACCTCAACCGCTCTGAAGCTCCAAACCATCGCGAAGAACCTTACCTCCCCGGTATTCCTGACCGCCCCCCGTGGGGACGCAAATCGTCTCTTTGTCCTGGAACAGAGAGGCACTATTAGAGTACTTGATCGGGCAACCGGAAGCCTGCTCTCGACATTTCTGACCGTGACGGGCATCACGAGTGGAGCAGAACAAGGCTTGTTGGGAGCGGCCTTCGACCCAAACTACAATACCAACGGTCGGTTCTATATCTATTTTACGGACGCCAACGGCGCAATCACGATCGCTCAGCTTCTGGTGTCGCCAACAGACCCCAACGTCGCTGCTCCTGCATCGCAGGTCACCTTGGTCTCTATTCCCCATCCAACCTTTGATAACCATAACGGAGGCATGTTGGCGTTCGGACCGGATGGATGTCTGTACGCAGGAGTTGGAGACGGCGGAGGTTCTGGGGATCCGAACAATAACGCCCAAACCCTTGGAAGCCGACTGGGAAAACTGCTCCGGATCGATCCGACCACCGGAACAGCCTGCACCAGCGGAACAATAAACCCATTTGTCCTGAGCGGAGGCAATCAGTTGATCTGGAGCTATGGACTCCGGAATCCCTGGCGCTTTTCGTTCGATGGAAACGACCTCTATATCGGCGATGTCGGCCAGGATGCCCGAGAAGAAGTCAATGTATCACCAGGGCCTAATGCCGGCCGCGGGCTGAATTACGGTTGGCGACTGATGGAAGGTTCCACCTGTTTTAATCCGAGCACCAACTGCAATAATGGAACACTCACCCTACCGACGGTTGAGTACGCACACGACAACGGAGCTTGCTCCGTTGTCGGTGGTTACGTCTATCGTGGCCAAGCCATACAAACCGTCCAAGGCACCTATTTCTATGCTGATTTTTGCGCCGGGTTTGTCCGCAGCTTCCGCTTCAATAACGGCTCGGCTCTTGACCGAACAGAGTGGCCCCTGCTGGCTGCTTCTTCAAAAGACATCACCAGTTTCGGCCAGGACGGCTCGGGAGAGCTCTATATCCTGACCCAGAGTGGCACCATATCCCGGATCGTCCCGAATTAGAGTTCTTTCCATTTGTTATGTGCCTCAGCAACTCCGCTCGGTGAGAGCACGACAGTTAGGTAAATTGGAGTAAGGACGTACCGCCCACTGCGGATCCTGCCCCCGAATACGTGGGCTTCCTTTCGTCAGCGAGAACAGAGGGTCGAAGAAGTCTTCTGCTCCTCTGATGAAGCGTTGGCTCGAAACGAGACCAGCGCCAGAACTCCGCCATTTCTCATCGCGCTATGTTACAGTTTCCGGTCAACTACAGAAGGATGGGAGAGCAGCAATGGGACACAGAGGTCATGTCGAGGACGGAACGGAATTCTCGGTGACTCGGCCTCCTTGCCTCGCCACAGCCGGCTGGTTATTTCTGAGCCTACTAGTCTGGAGTCTGACCGGATGCACAGGCGCCACGCCGTCAGGACCGATACAGGCGGGCGAACCGGCCACTCCTCCCCCCACGACGGCCGGAAGCACAATCGTCGACTATTGGCGGGACGTGCAGCCGATCATCGAACGCCGCTGTGCCGTCTGCCATGGCTGCTATGACGCACCTTGTCAATTGAACCTGACCGCCTATGAGGGCATCGTACGAGGCGCACACAAAAAGCCCATTTACGACATCACACGACTTCACACAGCCGAACAGACCAGGCTCTTCGACGATGCCCATTCGGTCGCAGCCTGGCGGAGGAAGCAGTTTTTTCCGGTCATACAAGAGCAAGCGCAGGCACCGGAGGAAGCTCGCCTCGCCGGGGTGCTTGCCCGCATGCTGACGCTCAAGCGGGCCCACCAGCTGCCGTCCGAGTCGTTGCTCCCCGAATCGTTGGACTTGTCGCTCGATCGAAAGCAGCAATGTCCCACCGAGTCCGAATTCGATTCCTTTAGCGCCGTCTACCCTCTCTGGGGCATGCCCTATGGGTTGCCAGGCCTGACTGACCTGGAGCACTCAATCCTGATGCAGTGGGTCGCTCAAGGCACCCCTTACCGAGAGCCGGCCCCTACACTACCCTACCCCAGCGCGCTGGTCGCGGAATGGGAAGCCTTTCTGAACGGGGATTCTCCCAAGCAGCGGTTGATGAGTCGCTATCTCTACGAGCACCTGTATCTTATGCATCTCTATTTCGACGAGTTGCCCGATCGACAGTGGTTTCGCCTCGTGCGGTCCCGTTCGGCACCGGGTCAGCCCATCGACCCGATCGTAACACGTCGACCCTATGACGACCCAGGTGTGCCCCGCGGCTACTACCGTCTTGAGCCGGTGCACGGCAGCCTCCTGGCCAAGGCACACACCCCCTATGCGCTCAACCCTTCACGTAAGCAGCGGTACACCGAACTGTTCCTTGACCAGCCGTACAACGTCCAAGCCCTGCCCTCCTATGACGCCCTCGTAGCCTCGAACCCTTTTGTCGCCTTCCGTGACCTACCGGTTCGCTCACGCTACCGGTTTCTGCTCGACGATGCCCTTGCCTTTGTCATGTTGTTCATCAAGGGGCCGGTCTGCCGCGGAACCATCGCGCTCACCGCCATCGATGATCGGTTCTGGATTTTCTTCGTAGACCCGGAGAGCGCGGTGCTCGACAAGAACGAGGAATTCCTGGCGAGGACGAGCAAGCATCTCTACCTGCCGACCACCGAGGGAACGACCCGGCTCGGCCTGACCTCCTGGGTGAAATACTCCCGCATGCAGGACGAATTCCTCAAAGCCAAGCAAGCCTATCTTGAAGACCTCAGAGTCGAGCACGAGGCGCACGACCTGTCTTTTATCTGGAACGGGCAGGGACGGAACCGTAACGCAGCCCTCACCGTCTTCCGCCATGCGGACAGCGCCTCGGTGGTACAGGGCCTGGTCGGCGATGATCCAAAGACCGCCTGGCTCCTGTCTTACGATCTATTCGAGCGGATTTACTATCTACTCGTGGCCGGCTTCGACGTCTATAGCTTCGCCGGACACCAGCTCGACACACGTCTCTACATGGATTTCTTGCGGATGGAGGGGGAATTCAACTTCCTGATGCTACTCCCAGGCAAGGAGCGGGAGCGGGAACGGGACTTCTGGTACCGGGATGCCCACCAGTCGGTCAAGGACTATGTCTACGGATCTCGTATCCGTGTACAGCAGGAAAGCGGCATCACGTACCGAACGAACAGGCCCAAACGCGAGCTGTTCAACCTATTGCGGCAGCGGCTCACCGGAGCGCTCAACGAAGCCTACGATGTGCAAGGGGAACCGGATCAAGAGCTGCGCGCCCAGTTACGCACTCTGGCGCGGATCAAAGGGCGAGCGCTGCAATGGTTGCCCGAAGTCGCGGTATTGACCGTCACAAACGGAACGGGAACGGAGGCGCATCACGACCGAATCTATACGCTGCTGCACGACAACGGATTCAGCAACGTCGCCTCCCTCTTTAACCAGCAGTCGCGTCGCCTCCCGGATGAAGATGGACTCACGGTCTCGCGTGGATTGATCGGGACCTACCCCAACGCCTTCTATCGTGTGGCGCAGCAGGATTTGTCCGAGTTCATCGCAGCGGTCGCCGAGCTCAGGGGTGAGACAGACTATCGAAAGCTCGCGGAGCGTTTTGCCGTGCGCCGTACCAGTCAGGACTTCTGGTCGCACAGCGATAAAATCCACGAGCTCTACCACCGGATAGACCCGCTCGGAGCGGGGCTGCTCGACCTCAACCGGTTGGAGAATCGATAACGAGACGGGAGA includes:
- the recJ gene encoding single-stranded-DNA-specific exonuclease RecJ, with product MKSKRWVVRQVDPIQRGLLSQALSISSVTASLLLNRGVTNVDQATAWLSHLQTHDPFLIPDMERAVDRLYQATQRREVVCFYGDYDVDGMSATSIYLSFFRGLDAEVRAYVPHRLREGYGLNENAVRRLAQEGVSLLVTSDCGTTSHREISFANQLGIDVVVTDHHQSDREMPPALAVMNPHRSEARYPFHGLCSGGLAYKVAQAYERKYGPGSVALESLLDLVALATIADVVPLQDENRLFVREGLAQISRGARCGIRALKHVAGISRECTTETVAFKLGPRLNAAGRLDEATKGVRLLTTESEREAKELAEDLEQLNRARRDLEAEILQEALAQVEAREWPGGVVLYARGWHLGVVGIVAARIMERFHRPTVVIAVNEQGIGKGSARTVPGFDLYQALTACRDLLLAFGGHPTAAGITIHEARLPEFSERFSAIAETWIRETHSVPVLHVDSEVLLNEVTLRLIREIGTLHPFGAGNPEPTFAVKGLDVLNARMVGEKHLKMTVRQGGSLPFDSIGFGMKSLEEYGLSLKTPIDIAFTPELNHWNGYDRIQLRLRDIRAAGRES
- a CDS encoding ubiquitin-like protein Pup → MEKQERKQETRREPQGKEEVKANPKVVEAGKKIKEDIDKLVDEIDDVLEKNAEEFVKNYVQKGGE
- a CDS encoding sodium-translocating pyrophosphatase, whose protein sequence is MSDSAIVTFALIAAVAGIAYGLYLAMWVFKLDAGNAKMQEIAKAIQEGASAYMNRQYKTVGYVAAGLFVILWAAGALSDKFGLITAAGFLVGAGASALAGYVGMIIAVRANVRTAQAAHDGMNAALVVAFRGGAVTGLLLIGLGLLAITGFYTIAVSMAGQEKAIHALLSLGFGGSLISVFARVGGGIYTKAADVGADLVGKVEAGIPEDDPRNPAVIADNVGDNVGDCAGMAADLFETYAVTTVAAMVLAFTMFKGATAPILYPLALGGITIFATIVGILYVKVGPDGEIMPALYKGLFVAGGIAALAFLPFTFMIMGGVGGVSGFSYYIAALLGLAVTLALVFITDYYTSKSYEPVKYIAKASETGHATNIIAGLAVGMQATAAPVVVIALAILGSYWICGGAESSGLYGVAVAAVSMLSMAGIVVAIDAFGPITDNAGGIAEMSHLGKEVRDITDPLDAVGNTTKAVTKGYAIGSAGLAAVVLFAEYSREVAARNPSLAAFDLSNPKVLVGLFLGGMLPFIFGALCMKAVGQAGGLIVEEVRRQFRTIKGIMEGTGKPEYGTCVDIVTQAAIQKMMIPGLIPVVSPLLIGVILGPQALGGVLVGSIVTGLFVAISMTSGGGAWDNAKKFIEEQGKKGSETHKAAVTGDTVGDPYKDTAGPAVNPMIKVINIVALLIISLIV
- a CDS encoding PQQ-dependent sugar dehydrogenase, with protein sequence MRKCILWISLCLGFSSLLAACGENSDTPDNAPTSTALKLQTIAKNLTSPVFLTAPRGDANRLFVLEQRGTIRVLDRATGSLLSTFLTVTGITSGAEQGLLGAAFDPNYNTNGRFYIYFTDANGAITIAQLLVSPTDPNVAAPASQVTLVSIPHPTFDNHNGGMLAFGPDGCLYAGVGDGGGSGDPNNNAQTLGSRLGKLLRIDPTTGTACTSGTINPFVLSGGNQLIWSYGLRNPWRFSFDGNDLYIGDVGQDAREEVNVSPGPNAGRGLNYGWRLMEGSTCFNPSTNCNNGTLTLPTVEYAHDNGACSVVGGYVYRGQAIQTVQGTYFYADFCAGFVRSFRFNNGSALDRTEWPLLAASSKDITSFGQDGSGELYILTQSGTISRIVPN
- a CDS encoding fatty acid cis/trans isomerase, producing MGHRGHVEDGTEFSVTRPPCLATAGWLFLSLLVWSLTGCTGATPSGPIQAGEPATPPPTTAGSTIVDYWRDVQPIIERRCAVCHGCYDAPCQLNLTAYEGIVRGAHKKPIYDITRLHTAEQTRLFDDAHSVAAWRRKQFFPVIQEQAQAPEEARLAGVLARMLTLKRAHQLPSESLLPESLDLSLDRKQQCPTESEFDSFSAVYPLWGMPYGLPGLTDLEHSILMQWVAQGTPYREPAPTLPYPSALVAEWEAFLNGDSPKQRLMSRYLYEHLYLMHLYFDELPDRQWFRLVRSRSAPGQPIDPIVTRRPYDDPGVPRGYYRLEPVHGSLLAKAHTPYALNPSRKQRYTELFLDQPYNVQALPSYDALVASNPFVAFRDLPVRSRYRFLLDDALAFVMLFIKGPVCRGTIALTAIDDRFWIFFVDPESAVLDKNEEFLARTSKHLYLPTTEGTTRLGLTSWVKYSRMQDEFLKAKQAYLEDLRVEHEAHDLSFIWNGQGRNRNAALTVFRHADSASVVQGLVGDDPKTAWLLSYDLFERIYYLLVAGFDVYSFAGHQLDTRLYMDFLRMEGEFNFLMLLPGKERERERDFWYRDAHQSVKDYVYGSRIRVQQESGITYRTNRPKRELFNLLRQRLTGALNEAYDVQGEPDQELRAQLRTLARIKGRALQWLPEVAVLTVTNGTGTEAHHDRIYTLLHDNGFSNVASLFNQQSRRLPDEDGLTVSRGLIGTYPNAFYRVAQQDLSEFIAAVAELRGETDYRKLAERFAVRRTSQDFWSHSDKIHELYHRIDPLGAGLLDLNRLENR